Genomic DNA from Jejubacter calystegiae:
GCCGCGGTTCGCATCGGCTAACGTGACTGATTTGACTTCAATATAGCAGTTAACCCGGTCATCCGCCTGCAGCATAAAATCGATGCGGCTACGTTCGGCGCCGTATTTTACCTCGCTGTGAAGCTGGGTATACCCCTCCAGTCCGGAAATCAGATGATGACTCAGCGCTTCCTTTACCACCGCGTTGGCGCGTAGCGTGTTGACGCAGAGGATTGCGCCCTGAGCGGTTTCGGTCAGTTCCCAGGTATGGGGATACTTGCGGGCCGCATTGCTGGAGGTGGAATACCAGACCGTATCGCCCGGCGTAGCGCAGCCGGTCATGGCGCCAGTATTGGGGCAGTGCAGCGTCAGTTCTTCTCCCGATGGGGTAATCACATCAGCCAGAAAGCGTTTGTAGCGGCGCACCAGGGTGGCGGGCTGTAGCGGCGGAGTAAATTCCATGATCTTCCTTATTGGGTTAACGGCCAGCGCTCAAGCGCCCGGTAACGGGTGCGGCCCTGCTCGAACAGCGACTCATAGAGGGCGAAATTTTCCACCTCCCAGCGCCAGCTAAATCCCGGTGCCGGGAGTTTGACCAGCGACTGTGCATGGCGCCAGAGCGTCACATGGGGGTGAAAAGGGCGGGTTCCCTGGGGGCAGCCGCTGCGTTCGGCCTGAGCGCGCAGCAGAGAGGCGAGCTGCAGCAGACCGCGAGGCGCGCGTCGCGTGCCCAGCCACACCACCCGGGAGCGCGGCCAGTGACCGGCATCGTCCAGCGTGAGGGCGAAGCCGGGCTGGCGGATGCGCCCGGCCAGGGTGGTCAGCGCCTGCTGTTTTTTGCTTCCCACCTCGCCCAGAAAGGCCAGCGTCATATGCAGGTTGGCTGCCGCTACCGGGCGTCCGGTCTCCTGGGGGAACTGTTGCGCGCGCCAGTGCAGGATCTGCTGCTGAATGGCGGCGGGAATCTCCAGAGCAAAAAACAGGCGACGTGTGGCGGACATGGCTCTCTCGGGGTCAAAGGTTTGCCGGGATGCTACAATGCCGCCACGCGATTGTTAACCCCGGGAAACGCATTGTGTCCACATTACCCGTTGCGGCGGTCCTGCCGGAACTGCTCACCGCGCTGCGGAACAAGCCTCAAACGCTGTTGATTGCCCCTACCGGCGCCGGTAAATCCACCTGGCTGCCGCTCTTGCTGCTGCGCGAGATGCCCGCCGGGCGCATTCTTCTGCTGGAGCCGCGACGGCTGGCAGCCCGCAATGTGGCCCAGCGCCTGGCGGAACAGTTAGGCGAACAGCCGGGCGAAACCGTGGGTTACCGCATGCGTGCGGAAACCTGCGTGGGGCCGAACACCCGGCTGGAGGTGGTGACCGAAGGGATCCTGACCCGCATGATCCAGCGCGATCCGGAACTGAGCGGTATTTCCCTGGTGCTGCTGGACGAATTCCACGAACGCAGCCTGCAGGCCGATCTGGCGCTGGCGCTACTGCTGGAGATACAGCAGGGGCTGCGTGACGATTTAAAGCTGCTGATTATGTCGGCAACCCTGGACGACCGGCGCCTGAGCCAGCTATTGCCGGAGGCGCCGGTGGTGGTTTCCGAAGGACGAAGCTGGCCGGTGGAACGCCGTTATCAGGGGCTGCCAGTCCACCAGCGTTTCGACGAAGCGGTAGCCATCGCCACTGCGCAATTACTGCGTGAAGAGTCGGGATCGCTGTTGCTGTTCCTGCCGGGCGTAGGCGAGATCCTGCGCGTGCAGGAGCAACTGCGCGAACGAGTGCCCCGGGATGTGATGCTCTGCCCGCTGTATGGCGCGCTGCCGTTGAGTGAGCAGCGGCGCGCGATTTTGCCCGCGCCGCCTGGCCAGCGCAAAGTGGTGCTGGCGACCAATATCGCCGAAACCAGTCTGACCATTGAAGGGATCCGTCTGGTGGTGGATAGCGCTCAGGAGCGCACCGCGAAATTTGATCCGCGCAGCGGGCTGACCCGGCTTATCACCCAGCGCATTAGTCAGGCCTCGATGACTCAGCGCGCCGGTCGTGCCGGGCGCCTGGAACCGGGGATCTGCCTGCATCTGGTGGCGGCAGATCAGGCAGAGCGCGCTGCCGCTCAGGGGCAACCGGAAATGATGCAGAGCGATCTTTCCGGTTTATTGCTGGAGCTCTGCCTGTGGGGCTGTACCGATGTGGCGCAGATGAGCTGGCTGGACAAGCCGCCGGAACCCAATCTGGCGGCGGCGCGGCGTCTGTTGCAGCAACTGGGGGCTCTGGATGAACAGGAGCGCCTGACGGTACAGGGGCGACGTATGGCGCAACTGGGGCTGGATCCCCGGCTGGCGGCAATGCTTGTGGCAGCGGCCACGCCGGATGAACGCAGCACCGCAGCACAACTTGCGGCGATCCTCGAAGAACCGCCCCGCGGCGACGGCGCTTTGAACGATGCCCTGACGAAACCCCAGGGCAACTGGCGGGCGCGGGCTCGGCAGTTGCTTAAACGTATTCAGGGCGAAGCGGGGAGCTGCGATCCTGAACTGGCTCCGGGTCTGCTGGCCCGTGGTTTTGCCGATCGTATCGCGCTGCGGCGCGGCCAACAGGGGCGCTACCTGCTGGCTAACGGCATGGGGGCGACACTGGAGCCGGATTCTCCGCTGACTCGCCACGAATGGCTGCTGGCGCCGCTACTGCTTCAGGGGGCCAGCTCGCCGGATGCCCGCATTCTGCAAGCGCTGCCGGTGGATCCAGAACGGCTGGCGGCGGAGGTACCTGGGCTGCTGAGTCAGAGCGACAGCGTGGAGTGGGACGAAGGT
This window encodes:
- the sfsA gene encoding DNA/RNA nuclease SfsA, with the translated sequence MEFTPPLQPATLVRRYKRFLADVITPSGEELTLHCPNTGAMTGCATPGDTVWYSTSSNAARKYPHTWELTETAQGAILCVNTLRANAVVKEALSHHLISGLEGYTQLHSEVKYGAERSRIDFMLQADDRVNCYIEVKSVTLADANRGWFPDAVTERGQKHLRELISVVQGGERAVLLFAVMHSAIDSVSPARQYDAKYGQLLDEAVARGVEVLAWKASLTRSALQLSAPVPFIP
- the thpR gene encoding RNA 2',3'-cyclic phosphodiesterase, yielding MSATRRLFFALEIPAAIQQQILHWRAQQFPQETGRPVAAANLHMTLAFLGEVGSKKQQALTTLAGRIRQPGFALTLDDAGHWPRSRVVWLGTRRAPRGLLQLASLLRAQAERSGCPQGTRPFHPHVTLWRHAQSLVKLPAPGFSWRWEVENFALYESLFEQGRTRYRALERWPLTQ
- the hrpB gene encoding ATP-dependent helicase HrpB, giving the protein MSTLPVAAVLPELLTALRNKPQTLLIAPTGAGKSTWLPLLLLREMPAGRILLLEPRRLAARNVAQRLAEQLGEQPGETVGYRMRAETCVGPNTRLEVVTEGILTRMIQRDPELSGISLVLLDEFHERSLQADLALALLLEIQQGLRDDLKLLIMSATLDDRRLSQLLPEAPVVVSEGRSWPVERRYQGLPVHQRFDEAVAIATAQLLREESGSLLLFLPGVGEILRVQEQLRERVPRDVMLCPLYGALPLSEQRRAILPAPPGQRKVVLATNIAETSLTIEGIRLVVDSAQERTAKFDPRSGLTRLITQRISQASMTQRAGRAGRLEPGICLHLVAADQAERAAAQGQPEMMQSDLSGLLLELCLWGCTDVAQMSWLDKPPEPNLAAARRLLQQLGALDEQERLTVQGRRMAQLGLDPRLAAMLVAAATPDERSTAAQLAAILEEPPRGDGALNDALTKPQGNWRARARQLLKRIQGEAGSCDPELAPGLLARGFADRIALRRGQQGRYLLANGMGATLEPDSPLTRHEWLLAPLLLQGASSPDARILQALPVDPERLAAEVPGLLSQSDSVEWDEGPGTLKAWRRWRIGDLTVRRQPLNRPDENQLHQAILNGIRDKGLSLLNWSEAAQQLRLRISCAARWLPEHPWPKVDDETLLATLEQWLLPQMGGVKSLQALKNLDLCQGLYSLLDWSLRQRLDSALPTHYTVPTGSRIAIRYDADNPPALAVRMQEMFGEATTPSIAEGRVAMVLELLSPAHRPLQITRDLAAFWGGAYREVQKEMKGRYPKHVWPDSPATAQPTRRTKRHQ